The Pyrus communis chromosome 9, drPyrComm1.1, whole genome shotgun sequence genome has a segment encoding these proteins:
- the LOC137745973 gene encoding NADPH-dependent thioredoxin reductase 3: MAAGVKIGTGFPPVPTHRVTTTMSSLLPSPPHHTLFFLRASLPSRRPPPSLGLRSRSRPLRASSESPTASPENAIENVVIIGSGPAGFTAAIYAARANLKPLVFEGYQSGPGGQLMTTTEVENFPGFPEGITGPDLMERMRKQAERWGAELYQEDVESIDVKTRPFTVESSERKVKCNSLIFATGATAKRLRIPREDEFWSRGISACAICDGASPLFKGQVLAVVGGGDTATEEALYLTKYARHIHLLVRRDQLRASRAMQDRVYNNPNITLHFNTEAVDIISNTKGQMSGILIRKLDSGEESVIEAKGLFYGIGHSPNSQLLEGQVELDSSGYVLVEEGTAKTSVEGVFAAGDVQDHEWRQAITAAGSGCIAALSVERYLVGKDLIIEFHQPVTEEAKKEPSSRDVQEGFDITLTKHRGQYALRKLYHESPRLICVLYTAPTCGPCRTLKPILSTVIDEFDHNVHFVEIDIEEDPEVAEAAGIMGTPCVQFFKNKEMIRTVSGVKMKSEYRQFIQANK; this comes from the exons ATGGCCGCGGGTGTAAAGATAGGAACCGGCTTCCCACCCGTTCCGACTCACCGAGTCACAACCACCATGTCCTCCCTCCTCCCTTCGCCTCCTCACCACACCCTCTTCTTCCTCCGCGCCTCCCTCCCCTCCCGCCGCCCGCCACCCTCCCTCGGTCTCCGCTCCCGCTCCCGCCCCCTCCGAGCTTCCTCGGAGTCCCCCACTGCCTCCCCAG AAAATGCAATCGAGAATGTAGTGATAATTGGGTCAGGTCCGGCTGGATTCACGGCGGCAATATACGCAGCTCGAGCGAATTTGAAGCCGCTGGTGTTCGAGGGGTACCAATCCGGTCCGGGAGGACAGTTGATGACCACTACTGAAGTTGAGAACTTCCCGGGATTCCCAGAAGGGATTACTGGTCCGGATTTAATGGAGAG GATGCGGAAACAAGCGGAGCGGTGGGGAGCAGAGTTGTACCAAGAAGATGTTGAGTCTATTGATGTCAAAACTAGACCTTTTACTGTCGAGAGCAGTGAACGTAAG GTTAAGTGCAACAGTCTAATTTTTGCCACAGGAGCTACTGCAAAACGGCTCAGGATTCCCCGTgaagatgaattttggagtaggGGAATTAGTGCTTGTGCAATTTGTGATGGAGCATCACCATTGTTTAAGGGCCAAGTTCTTGCTGTGGTTGGAGGCGGTGATACAGCTACAGAGGAAGCTTTATACCTCACAAAATATGCTCGTCATATTCATCTACTTGTGCGTAGAGATCAACTAAGGGCTTCTAGAGCAATGCAAGACAG AGTGTACAACAATCCAAATATCACCTTGCACTTCAACACAGAGGCTGTGGACATCATTAGCAATACAAAGGGGCAGATGTCTGGAATTTTAATTCGAAAACTTGATAGTGGGGAGGAATCCGTGATTGAAGCAAAGGGGTTATTTTATGGTATCGGTCATTCACCAAATAGCCAGTTGTTGGAAGGCCAAGTTGAACTTGACAGTTCTGGCTACGTCTTAGTAGAGGAGGGCACTGCAAAAACTTCAGTTGAAGGTGTATTCGCTGCTGGAGATGTACAG GACCATGAATGGAGGCAAGCCATAACTGCAGCAGGGTCCGGATGCATTGCCGCTTTATCAGTTGAGAGATATCTTGTGGGCAAGGATCTCATCATTGAGTTTCACCAG CCCGTTACTGAAGAGGCTAAGAAGGAACCCTCAAGCAGGGATGTTCAAGAAGGGTTTGACATTACTCTTACAAAGCACCGTGGCCAG TATGCCCTACGAAAATTGTATCATGAAAGTCCAAGGCTTATATGTGTATTATATACAGCACCAACATGTGGCCCATGTAGGACTTTGAAGCCAATTCTTAGTACG GTGATAGATGAATTCGACCATAATGTACATTTTGTTGAAATTGATATTGAGGAAGATCCGGAAGTAGCAGAAGCAGCTGGAATTATGGGTACACCATGTGTTCAGTTCTTCAAAAATAAGGAAATGATCAG GACTGTATCGGGGGTCAAAATGAAAAGCGAGTATAGACAATTTATTCAAGCAAATAAATGA
- the LOC137745997 gene encoding kinesin-like protein KIN-14L — protein MEDSARTGLHDFARASRKAEEAAWRRFQAVEWLECLVGPLGIPKQPSERDFISCLRNGLILCNAINKIQPGAVPKVVESPMPLQSLSRESQALPAYQYFENVRNFLVAVEELKLPAFEASGLERDALEVGSAIKVVDCVLALKSYYEWKQTGNGNGFNKYVKSPLVMVSANRLHSRASTVVPSESCRHLDMSAVCERQPPVEVEDRKVEVDSIESVVKLLADSMVDVKENIDGNLLSSYHGRDTNAVSCFRRIMTSYLEQNLQKKFPELNSKLKDPLKERSSSPGHSTAMPLEESSAVENFGCCKACMRKGNCNHRLVFQTQKKELVDLKALWLSAKHDFEDLQTQLNRDLKHLGAQVQELSTAALGYHKVVKENQKLYNMVQDLKGSIRVYCRVRPSFNSESRNVINFIGEDGSLVILDPAKPQKDGRKAFQFNRVFGPTASQDEVFKDTQPLIRSVMDGYNVCIFAYGQTGSGKTHTMGGPSGGSAADMGINYLALSDLFQMSNKRKDIIDYDIHVQMVEIYNEQVRDLLAEDSSTAKLEIRSCTGDNGLSIPDATMHSVKSSTDVLNLMKVGEMNRMVSSTAINNRSSRSHSVLTVHVNGKDTSGGTLRSCLHLVDLAGSERVDKSEVTGDRLKEAQYINKSLSCLGDVIAALAQKNSHIPYRNSKLTLLLQDSLGGHAKTLMLAHVNPEEDSFSETISTLKFAQRVSTVELGAARSNKESGEVMQLKEQIESLKKALANKEGQCVSRTTTERTPQRLRRLSIESCSTVKTEKAKTPYLPTRSRRLSLEGPRLIKKDNLNISHDMGKFLPAKAVPMQECGQLQNAAAVTTPLGHFSNADSALEVFCSKAPQSPTSVTYEKQVLETDSRTQVHSLQPPKTPEPRPRTPLTPASTTYQKRVLKPGSRNQVPSPQKPTTSEPQTKAPRSPKMAPRSPKMASNQKRGLITDNKTQVRPLQLSTMTPEPQKHSRNEVQIVMQSKVTLSTDYLTPNLTSTTSRKGSQIRKSLRTIGKLINGSEKRNQQSLVEAQSSVKCASNINDGKSPATNNARTLRRQSLTGIPPSGYDRRSSLGEKPTETSAKDNRSAKTPPPDNRSSKTPPPVRSSTKSNKR, from the exons ATGGAGGACAGTGCAAGAACTGGACTGCATGATTTTGCAAGGGCTTCAAGAAAGGCAGAAGAAGCAG CTTGGAGGCGATTCCAAGCTGTTGAATGGCTTGAATGCCTGGTGGGTCCACTCGGCATACCGAAACAGCCATCGGAGAGAGACTTCATTTCTTGCTTGAGAAATGGTCTGATCCTATGCAATGCCATCAACAAGATTCAACCAGGAGCAGTGCCCAAG GTTGTGGAGAGCCCAATGCCTTTGCAATCATTAAGTCGGGAATCTCAAGCATTGCCTGCATATCAATACTTTGAGAATGTCCGTAACTTTCTGGTCGCTGTGGAAGAGTTGAAGCTGCCTGCTTTTGAAGCTTCTGGCCTCGAAAGG GATGCATTGGAGGTAGGGTCAGCAATCAAGGTTGTTGATTGTGTTTTAGCCCTTAAATCGTATTATGAGTGGAAGCAGACGGGCAATGGGAATGGATTTAATAAATATGTGAAATCTCCACTAGTTATGGTTTCTGCCAATAGACTGCATTCAAGGGCCTCAACTGTAGTCCCATCAGAATCTTGCAGGCACTTGGATATGTCTGCCGTATGTGAAAGACAACCACCTGTTGAAGTTGAGGACCGGAAAGTTGAAG TGGATTCCATAGAATCTGTTGTCAAGTTACTCGCTGACTCTATGGTTGACGTAAAGGAAAACATTGATGGCAACCTTCTTTCTTCATACCATGGTAGAGACACG AATGCAGTCAGCTGCTTTCGAAGGATCATGACAAGTTATTTGGAGCAAAATCTACAGAAGAAGTTTCCTGAG TTGAACTCTAAGTTAAAAGACCCCTTGAAAGAAAGAAGCAGCTCACCTGGCCATTCAACAGCTATGCCTCTAGAGGAGTCATCTGCTGTTGAAAATTTTGGA TGCTGCAAAGCTTGTATGAGAAAGGGTAACTGCAATCACAGACTTGTATTCCAAACGCAAAAGAAGGAACTTGTG GATCTCAAGGCCTTGTGGTTAAGTGCAAAACATGACTTTGAAGACTTACAGACACAACTGAATAGAGATTTGAAACACTTGG GTGCTCAGGTACAGGAGCTGTCTACTGCCGCGCTTGGGTATCACAAGGTGGTGAAAGAGAATCAAAAGCTATACAACATGGTCCAGGATTTGAAAG GTAGTATTCGAGTTTACTGCCGTGTCAGGCCTTCTTTCAATTCTGAATCCAGAAATGTTATAAATTTCATTGGAGAGGATGGTTCACTTGTGATCTTGGACCCTGCAAAGCCCCAAAAGGATGGAAGGAAAGCTTTCCAGTTCAACCGAGTGTTTGGTCCAACTGCTAGCCAAG ATGAAGTTTTTAAGGACACTCAACCATTGATCAGGTCTGTGATGGATGGTTACAATGTATGCATTTTTGCTTATGGTCAAACCGGATCCGGTAAAACACATACTATG GGTGGTCCATCAGGTGGATCAGCTGCGGATATGGGGATTAATTATCTAGCTCTCAGCGATTTGTTCCAGATGTCAAACAAAAGGAAGGATATCATAGATTATGACATTCATGTTCAAATGGTCGAAATTTACAATGAACAAGTACGAGACCTTCTTGCAGAAGATTCATCCACTGCCAAATTAGAGATACGGAGCTGCACTGGTGATAATGGCTTGAGTATTCCAGATGCTACAATGCATTCAGTGAAGTCTTCTACTGATGTCCTAAACCTCATGAAAGTTGGTGAGATGAATCGTATGGTCAGTTCGACTGCAATCAATAACCGCAGCAGCCGTTCCCATAG TGTCCTTACAGTCCATGTGAATGGGAAAGATACTTCTGGAGGTACTCTACGCAGTTGCCTTCATTTAGTTGACCTTGCGGGAAGTGAAAGAGTGGACAAATCTGAAGTTACAGGAGATAGGCTGAAAGAGGCACAGTATATCAACAAGTCTCTTTCTTGTTTAGGAGATGTTATCGCAGCCTTGGCTCAGAAGAATTCTCACATCCCTTACAGAAACAGCAAACTCACACTACTGTTGCAAGACTCCTTAG GTGGCCATGCTAAAACTTTAATGCTTGCTCATGTGAATCCAGAAGAGGATTCCTTCAGTGAAACTATCAGTACCTTGAAGTTTGCTCAGAGAGTTTCCACCGTGGAACTCGGTGCTGCTCGTTCAAACAAGGAGAGTGGTGAGGTTATGCAACTCAAAGAACAG ATTGAGAGCCTTAAAAAGGCATTAGCAAACAAAGAAGGTCAGTGTGTATCAAGAACAACAACTGAGAGAACTCCTCAACGTCTTAGAAGATTAAGCATTGAAAGTTGCAGCACTGTGAAGACCGAGAAGGCAAAAACCCCTTATCTTCCAACTCGTTCAAGGAGGTTGAGCTTGGAAGGTCCAAGATTGATTAAGAAGGATAATCTAAATATATCTCATGACATGGGGAAATTCCTTCCAGCTAAGGCAGTGCCAATGCAGGAATGTGGTCAACTTCAAAATGCAGCAGCAGTCACTACCCCGTTGGGCCATTTCAGTAATGCGGATTCCGCATTAGAAGTGTTTTGTTCCAAGGCTCCTCAAAGTCCAACGAGTGTTACCTACGAGAAGCAAGTGTTAGAAACAGATAGTAGAAcacaagttcattctcttcaGCCACCAAAAACACCCGAACCTCGTCCCAGGACTCCTCTAACTCCAGCAAGTACTACATATCAGAAGCGAGTGTTGAAACCAGGTAGTAGAAACCAAGTTCCTTCTCCTCAGAAACCAACAACATCTGAGCCTCAGACCAAGGCTCCTCGCAGCCCAAAGATGGCTCCTCGTAGCCCAAAGATGGCTAGCAATCAGAAGAGAGGGTTAATAACAGATAATAAGACACAAGTTCGTCCCCTTCAGCTATCAACAATGACGCCCGAACCGCAAAAGCATTCCAGAAATGAGGTACAGATTGTCATGCAAAGTAAGGTGACTCTTTCTACAGATTACCTGACACCTAATTTGACAAGTACCACAAGTCGAAAAGGATCTCAGATAAGGAAATCCCTGCGGACTATTGGAAAACTGATCAATGGCTCTGAGAAGAG GAACCAGCAAAGTTTGGTGGAAGCACAGTCAAGTGTTAAATGTGCAAGCAATATCAATGATGGAAAATCACCGGCTACAAATAATGCAAGAACTTTGAGGCGGCAATCACTGACCGGCATTCCACCATCAGGGTATGACAGACGATCATCTCTGGGAGAGAAGCCAACCGAAACTA GTGCAAAAGACAACAGAAGTGCCAAAACACCTCCGCCAGACAACAGAAGTTCCAAAACACCTCCGCCAGTCCGTTCATCAACAAAAAGTAACAAGCGGTGA